The Cryptomeria japonica chromosome 6, Sugi_1.0, whole genome shotgun sequence genomic interval CTGGTTCTCTTTGTCCTGCTCTACAGTGCTCTCCATGACAGAAGGCGGATCTGCCACAAGCAACATAATTCTTATAGGTAAAACTTGAAAAGGAACAATAGTTGATTGTAGCATTCCTAACTCATAAAAAACAATGCATTCTGCTTTACAAGGAAACTACCTAGTTGAGAAGGCTTGTTCATGTTACTCCCCTTATCTTTTTGGCTTGCAGCCTTGATTTCATTCTGAGGATTTTTCTTCATTGCAGGATTCAGAGAGGAGCGCCTTGCTGCATGCTGATTTTTACCAGCCAAAGAAGCCTTATCTGCAGGAATAACATTTGATGCCTTTCCAACTATGGTGGTTGTTGTTCTTGTGACTAGCTGGATTGAAGATTTCTtcctcttttgagtcatgctagCCCTGCCAATTGGAGAGGTCAGGTCGTCTGGTTTTTCTGCATGCGGCGAGTCAATTTTTTCAGTGGAAGGATTTTTGTTTGAGTCAGATTTTCTAGCCTTTCTAGCTTTGCAAACATTGACCTTTGGTGAGCATGCATCTGTGGAATTCTTTTTGGAATTTTGGGAGTCAGACCCACTGCtagaatcttcttcttcttcttcaacattttcagGTATAAGTGGGCACGCCTCAGGTATATGTGCCACAACATCTTTGGGCCGTACTTTTGTTTCAACTTCTGCAATAACTTCTTCCAAGATACCATAGTTCTGCAAAACGTCTCTAGCAACCTCTCCAAGGTCAAGGAGATTATGTTTTTTAGCATATGATTTCAGTTCATCTCCGAGCCTTTGCAAAGGCTATGCATGTGCAGTAAAGTGTAGTACAGTCGAAATATATTAGTATTATAAGAACAAACATAGCTTGGAAACATAAAATGAGCTTCAATCAAGAGTAA includes:
- the LOC131067295 gene encoding uncharacterized protein LOC131067295 translates to MEASKDHPTPYPGRVKQRFAPKPSPRGQERTTSNEITVIPKREKRLLSVSKSVSTLDLSGKDKPARATRRLSIPSKYATPVSKADNKLSSSTPSGNTTEKKSTSKPDFILRPVNSENKARATAKSVSVSFQGSISRNQGKANGVNKDALATPTNGVTVQEYPKSGQRKKFSTLMSSSYWLAQVKLAESAGKHAISLGFFRLALESTAEPLQRLGDELKSYAKKHNLLDLGEVARDVLQNYGILEEVIAEVETKVRPKDVVAHIPEACPLIPENVEEEEEDSSSGSDSQNSKKNSTDACSPKVNVCKARKARKSDSNKNPSTEKIDSPHAEKPDDLTSPIGRASMTQKRKKSSIQLVTRTTTTIVGKASNVIPADKASLAGKNQHAARRSSLNPAMKKNPQNEIKAASQKDKGSNMNKPSQLDPPSVMESTVEQDKENQDFQQMDTTNPQNESEVLVQG